Genomic segment of Tiliqua scincoides isolate rTilSci1 chromosome 1, rTilSci1.hap2, whole genome shotgun sequence:
GAGTCGGTTTGCATAACTCAACTGGCACTTATATGTCATCAAGGGCTTTGCATACAGAGGAACTAGATTAGAAATTTAAATCAGGGTGTGTAACATTTCCACGTGCAAGGAGCTTTTGGTGAGGTAATGCATTCAAAGAATTGTTTCCGAACATACATTATGACATGGTAGACTCTGTAAGAGTACTTTATTAGGTACTTTGTCTGAATGTTTTAATAGGCTCTGAAACTCTAGGTCTATTATTTTGTGGTTATGCAAAAGCATTGGTAGATTCTATGAAAGTACCCATAATGCATTTGGTAGGAATGAAATACAACACATACTATCCCTTTAAATACTTGGTTGACTTGGAAAGCTCAGTCACAAAGTACTAATGCAAACCACCTTTCCCTGAAGATGAGAGCCTTTGTGGGAGTGCTTCTCTGACCTACAACACACTGAAAAGTTATGAGAAACATGAAGACATGAAGCAAACAACAAACACATGGGAAACTATCCTCACGCTCACTTACATAAATgagcaactaaggctgcaatcctatacacactttctgaggagtaagccccattgaacacaaaggaatttagttctgagtagacaagcataggattgggctataagtgctAGAATTCTCATTTCCTTAGCAGCCAGTTGTTTAAGAAGACCACTCattctacctcagaatgccagatggaagggatggcaccgggatgtgggtctcttgttgtcttgtgtgctcctggaggcatttggtgggctgctgtgagatacaggaagctggactagatgggcctatggcctgatccagcaggactgttctttcGTTTTCCCTCTTGTAAAACAACCATCACAAGCTGGACCCTTGTGCAGAAACTTTTTTGTATTAGCCATCATCCAGTGGGCTAAATCAATGAGTTGGTAAAGCAAGTGTTGAATGGTGAGGAGGACAGCTAAGACTCTGCAGATATAAACTGAACAATTTTGCTTCCTAAAGTACAAATTGCTCAGCTTCCAAAACAACTGCTCAACATTTGTTATTTCAAAGCCAAACAATCTGTGACAATGGGCTGAGTCGTTCATCTATCCAGTGTGGTCACCCTATGACTATGTATTGTAGCTGGTATTATTCTGTGCTAAAGGTCTCTATTCAGACCTTTTCTTATTTGACCTTTGATGCACTTCATCATTCTCTGTAGCTTACTTCCTTTCTTAAATTTGGGGATTCATGCTTTTTGTCTTTAGGtctcagttctctctctctctctctctctctctctctctctctctctctcttttaaaatccTCTCTTTTCCTACCTGTCTAATTATTcttcacagtggcatcactagggtttgtgtcacctggtgcgggaggccagcatgtcacccctatgatggacttcctcccatgcagcgggGAAGGcagtgccctgggcagtgggcatgatgaggtaccattgccccacccctgctggttttttggctataacattttataaaatagagctatttcaacctggtttgcttcattgcattctgcatgaaattacacatcaattgatatataacttgatggtattatttgaaaacaccaaggttttaaaaattttgtcaagTAGTGGTGACGCCCCCCTGTTTGTGTGGCCCACACCGCCTAGCAACACCACCGATTCTTCAGTACATGGTGAAACCCTCCTGTGGAGGTCCATCAGGGCCCTGCTCTTGGCCCTCAGCTGTTCTCTCCATACACAGTGTCCCCAGGGGACCTCATTACATTCCTTTCATGACACACTGATGATAACCAGTATTACCTCTTCACTGGAGACCCTCCTCTCTCTGCCAATCCCACATCTTCAGGTGCACCTCTCATATTGCTGTTTCTATTCCCTCTTTCTATCAACAATATCACTATTCATCTTTTTGAACAGGCATCTAGCCTTAGCTTTCTCTATGATTCCACTCTCTCCTTTGCCTCCCCCATATTTATTTTGTAGCAAATCATTCTGCTTCCTCTTTTACAGAAGTAAGTCACTTAACAATGGGATACACTCTCCAATCCcttttgttatgcaattaggttgttaagcaaaaaTTCAGCCCAATCaagtgcttttgttgtgtaaacagacactccctgccagaaactagctggctgcacaagctactggagactgattgcatcttctttgcattaagaacctctttgttgggtaaacagacactctgctgcaggctacaggagacctgactgcctcattaagagcctctttgctgtgctttgaccaccattgtatatgcagtccatcattaagtggaaggttgctAAGTGACACATGCTTGTAATTCATTTAAACCCCCTTATCCAGTTCCACTACCCTCCAGAAGTGTCCTGTTCTATCAGATGACTTTGACTTTTATCCCCTGCTGTGTTTTATGTCTGGATCAGcctccctcaacctttctttttACCTTCAAAATTATCTCAAAACCCAACGTTTCTGTGAAACTTTTGGTCAAAACCTGTGGTCCCCATACCACACAGTCACTAAGCGTTAAGTATGTATATGTAAATAAAATTTCATATGATTTCCCTGCTtccacttccctctccttgcTCTGTTGTTTCCCCTATCaatttttagactgtgaaccttCTAGGGCTGGACATGTCTTCTCATTCATCGTAAAGTCCCATGTACAAGGATGGTGCCATatacatttcaaaacaaaaaaaaaaataaatctttggGAAAATTAATGCATCTCTAGATTTTTTGGAACAAATTCCTTCCTTTACCTTTTTGGTGTTCTCTGGATTCTGCAGAGCTGTCAGTAAAGCTGGAATTCAGAGTTGGAGTTTGTGTACTTAGCATCTTTATGACTGTCGTGGTGGCTGTGTTCTTTGTGGTCCATGGTGTGGTTGATACATTTGGTAGAACGTTAGTGGGAGGAAAAGTTATTCCATTAATTTGAGTTTGATTAGTAGAAACCATGGTAGTAGAATTTACATCATAGCTGGCTGTGGTGAAATTGACTGATACTGTTTCTAATGATTTGACAGAAGGTGTTGTCCCATAGCTTTTGGAGATGGTTGACAAATCACTGTGGTTTGTGGTGGGCATCGATGAAGTGGGTGACATCCTGCTATTACTTGTAGAAGAGGGGCTTACATCTTTTGTTGAAAGAGTTGACTGGTGTGTAGTTTTCAATAATGAAGTACTTAAAAGAGATGTTGGAGTTGTGCTGTTGCTTTGGGTATTCCTATCCTCTGCTGTCCCAGATGTTCTCATTTCTTTGATGACCGTTGATGATGTAACATTCAGAGTTGGAGTTGTGCCAGTAGTCCCAGTCCGTTCAGTGTTGAGTATAGACAGACTTGAAGTGCTATATGTGCTTCCTGTCACATTGATGATATTGATTGAACTTGTATTGGCAGCTTTGTTTACAGTCCATTGTAAACTAGTCAGTAGCAAAATAAAGATAATTTCCTGGGAGATCATTGTTTTTTCCACCATTTTAACAGCTACTTCTTGATATGAAGAGCCTAGAAAAAAGTTGATATTTGCGTTACTTAATTTTCAATATAGGATTAGAAAATTGTTCTACTCAAGGATAAATCTGGCATTGAAAACATCTGATGCTAAAGTAAGTTTATTATGACTGGAGACCAATGCGGCAAtactaaacacacttacctggcagtaagcttcATTAAACaatgtgggacttacttctgagtaaatacatttAGAATTGTGTTGTAAGCCGCAGAGCTGTCCAACTCATAATGCATtcacaggatgaccagatacaatggagggcagagtgcctatacctttaatcattgtatagaagagggaattttgacaggtgcagctcaacacagaaggctttaaaaagctgcacctgtcaaaatgccctcttctatacaacggttaaaggtataagcactctgtcctccattggatctggtcaccctgtgcgtTCAGGGTGACAAACTCTTGAGTTTTCCATTCCAAACTGCTGTCCGACATTGCCCAAGCTCTGACCTGTCCACAGCTGGGGCTCCAGCTCTTGCACTGGAGAAGGGGAATCAAGAGGGAGAAACAGAAGACATGgttgaactcagtgggtaaaTATCAgatccagcaggctctgcaaggcaggatggggtgggcagagacaGGTTGTAGTTTCTGTGGGGTTCCTATGCACAGAGTTCTTATGACTGAGCAGCTGGTTTAGAAGTGAAGGTTTTGAAAGGCAGGCCTGATTTATTCCAAGTACTTGTAGAGTCAGTTGATCATATTCAGACTATGGGGTTAGTTGACTGTACTTGGGTCAACAGTGCAGCTAGAGTGTGCCCCAAAGCCTGTTCTGTTTGGCTCACTGATGAATCAGGATGCTTGGTGGTACAGGAGGTAAGGTGCTGGGAACTAGTTGTTggaagcctcagggcccaatcctatccaactttccagcgctggtgcagcagcaatgcagccccaaggaaagggaacaaatattcctttacctggaggaggcctctgcggtAGCCTACCTAcctcaggatacagtgcataccccattgccttggctgcaccagtgctggaaagttggataggattgggccctcagtacccTACAATTCTCCAGAATCAAGACCTGGTGCCATCTTTCTCATGCCCTGTTAGGAAAAGACCACATGGTGGCATATAGTTACCACCTCTCATGTGACTCTGCTGTGCTACTCATCAGTTGATACAACCAATGGTAGTGTGGGGAGGTGGAGGTATTGGTGACCTGTTTGTTCTTTGATAGATAAGAGTGTCTACTGCTAAATTCAGGGCTCATCTCTTGAAATAGCTTTTCCTCAATTTTTATCTTTTTAAGAACAATTTCTTCTTTTCCATGCTATTGAGACAGTTTGAAACAGGGCCTAATAGCTGTTATTATTCTGGAACTAGGTGGAGGATGGTTTATATAGGAATGCATTTCCTAAGTGCATTGCCATTGTCTTTTTTGTATTATCAGAAATTGTTTCCTGTTAGTTTGATGTTACTGCTGTCTGTTCCTGACCTAagcccaaaaaagggggggggggtaggaagagagaaaagaaatcaCAACCAACACGTTGGTCAGTTTTAAGATGCCATTGCTTCCTTATGAAACTGCATATTCCTGTGATAAGATTTAGTACACTCCAGTTACGTTTGGGTAAGAAGAATGTTACCTAATATCAACAGAGAGTAGGTGTGTCCCTTGCAAACAAAATGGTATGATTAAGGTTTCAGTGAGTGATTGCATTTCATGAATTCTCTTCCTTGATCTGTGACCTTGTGAGGATGGAGAATACACAAATCCTGATGTTTCTGGCTAACGATGCACTCTTAAGTCTCAGAATTATGGAACGTTCAGAAATATTTTTATCAGAGGCAGGTGTAGCTGTAAGAAATCTGCTTGGTAAGTCTAGAGATTCCTgtacgtaagaacagccccactggatcaggccatagggccatctagtccagcttcctgtatctcacagcggcccacaatcAGTGAGTGAGATACTTCCTGCCTTAGAttctaatatatatataaacaaataaaccAGATATTAGGTCAGATACAATTTGCACTATAAAATATGGGCATTTGGTACAGCCAAACCTAAACATATATATATGCAAGAGTTACGCATGTCCTAGAGCAGTGgcctccaaactgcagcctgtgGTGAACTGAGAAAATCATCTCGGGTGTGGTGATGCCAAAGTTCTACCTTCCCACCCCACCACATCTCATCTCCACACCTGATCTTTACAGCAACTCACACCAGACAGTTGATTGCCCCAGAACACTCTACGCCTTGATTTGCCAGGGGAAGCGGCTGCCTGGTGCAAGTAGCTGCAAAGATCAGATATGAAgatgggaggcagcagggtgGAATGGTAAGGATTTGCCACTGCCACAACGTGCTCAAGATGATATTCACAGTGCACCTCATCTGGACCCCAGGCTGTAGTTTGTCCTAGAGCAACATCAAACTAGgcaaggcattgctaatgccatcACTTTTCCATGTCTTTAAAGCATCTGTTGGTGCACAATTCAAGttgtgagagagggcaggtgaACCCTTTCTCCCATGTCACAGACCTGATAAAGAttctccttccccaaactgtTCTTGGCCCCAGAAGGGAAGCTATTATTGATGCAAGTAGCAGTGCCTCTCCCTCTGGTGGCAACTAGCAAGTATTGGGGGGGAGTATTGGGGGGAGTGGTGCAGGCCAAAAAAtcacccctctctccccccaccccatagttACAAATTGGTTCATATGGATATGCTGCTGGTACATTTAAAAAAGTCAGAAAAATGATGACATCCTTCATGTCATTCCTAGCTTGATTCTAAGAGTAAAACTAAATTTTCCAACTGAGACAGTGGTTTGCCTCCTTGGAGCCCAGTTAATAATACTTTGACACAATCCTGAGTTTAAGTAGGAAGTGATATGCTAACAGAGGTCCAGCAGACAAGGAGTCTCTGTAACACATTACTaacaagaggtggggggagggaaatccCCCATcaggacacacatacacacaattctACGGAAACCAGGCAAAACCCCGCAGAAAGAGAAACAGAGCCACATGAAATATAGCCGTTTCATGACAAGAGTGCTCTGTGAGTGGCAATTTTGAGAGCACTGTCACAACAGGTGGCAGCACTCCGCATCCGTTGCCAAACCTGTCCATGCCTGCCGACTCTATCCACGGTCATGTAACAAAACTTTTATTTATTGGAGCCAGAGCAGTTAAGGCTgtagagggggcaaagcagggcagggagaagtgaggaggagggaggaatagGGGTAGGGAGGCTACAAGAGGGGTGGGATTGGATGGCGATGGCGTGCGCCAAATTCTATTCTCCCTTTTGGCAgtctagtggtgtagctagcgaggggcggggggACTGTCTGCCCTAGGTATCAGCCTTGGGGGGGTGGCACCACAAGGgaccagaatcactaaaatcgtggtggttagtaataatgccatcatgtgatacactgttggatgtggaatataCAGaagaatgcaattttaaaaaaacggAGTGAAATTTCTcctttctagcaaaagttatggccaaaacaccagaaaacaaaaacaaaaacacatggagtcctatggaaagtgaaactgagccatatcgcacatttacttgtgggtaggcgaacttgtcttagtccatcagaaagggcaggctgagagtaatCCAACAACACCAAATGGTTCcggtccaatgaatgcagtcgaGAACTCCCGAGAAGAAAGTCCCCCCCCTCCaaactgatgaatgtattgagctctatggaaagtgaaactaagcattTACCCGCgagcaggcaaatgtgccttggctcgtggtcagtCAGGCagaggagctcaacaaatgcttcagaaggcatcccccccccccaaaaaaaagaatgaaacagaggcttcagctggtaaggtgaattttttttctattttagacttttaaaactaggtgggttctgatagtgatatgcttgaaatataagaacataaattgtcctgggtactgggtagggctgagaatctcactgattttttttgtaggggtggtgttattgtaggcaggctacagagaaaattcacttggtggatcagggctggcttccccttatttgtttttctttaatttaattatttataattatttattttaatttacttgatgatgtcactttcagccataacctcacttgaaaaattaattaattatgttgtatggggtgacaaataTTTATGGGCCCCAAGTGTCAAATGACCTATCAATGCCACTGAGTCt
This window contains:
- the MUC15 gene encoding mucin-15; this translates as MSDSSLEWKTQEFVTLNAQGSSYQEVAVKMVEKTMISQEIIFILLLTSLQWTVNKAANTSSINIINVTGSTYSTSSLSILNTERTGTTGTTPTLNVTSSTVIKEMRTSGTAEDRNTQSNSTTPTSLLSTSLLKTTHQSTLSTKDVSPSSTSNSRMSPTSSMPTTNHSDLSTISKSYGTTPSVKSLETVSVNFTTASYDVNSTTMVSTNQTQINGITFPPTNVLPNVSTTPWTTKNTATTTVIKMLSTQTPTLNSSFTDSSAESREHQKGHRNNGGVVFGAIVGAVLGCALISLVGYFLCGKRKSDSFGHQRLYDDTRNDPVLRLDNVPEPYGANFGDLSYFNPPTANETAAHDAIPMDDMTLSRLST